One Intestinimonas butyriciproducens genomic window, GGCAACTCCAACCCCAAGCTGGCGCTGGACATCTGCAAGAAGTTGGGTACCCAGATGGGCAACGCCGAGGTGGGCACGTTCTCCGACGGAGAGAAGTCCGTCTCCATCTATGAGACCGTCCGTGGTTCCGACGTATTTGTCGTCCAGTCCACCTGCTCTCCTGTAAATGATAACCTGATGGAGCTCCTCATCATGATCGACGCCATGCGCCGTGCCTCTGCCGGGCGCGTCACCGCCGTGATCCCCTATTTCGGCTATGCGCGCCAGGACCGCAAGACCAAGCCCCGCGACCCCATCTCCGCCAAGCTGGTGGCCAACCTCATCACCCGCGCCGGCGCCGACCGGGTGCTGACCATGGACCTACACGCCAATCAGATCCAGGGCTTTTTCGACATTCCCGTGGACAATCTGCTGGGCTCTCCCATTTTTGTCAATCACTTTATGACGAAGTATGCCGACTGTCACCAGGAGGTCATGGTGGTCTCCCCCGACGTGGGCTCTGTGGCCCGCGCCCGCGCCTTTGCCCAGAAGCTGGATATGCCGCTGGCCATCGTGGATAAGCGCCGCCAGAAGGCCAACTCCTCCGAGGTCATGAACATCATCGGCGATGTCCGCGACAAGCGGGTCATCCTCCTCGACGACATGGTGGACACCGGCGGCTCCCTCTGCGGCGCGGCCAAGGCCCTGGTCGAGGTGGGCGGCGCCAAGTCCGTCACCGCCTGCGCTTCCCACGGCGTTCTCTCCGGTCCCGCCATCCAGCGCATTGAGGACAGCGTCCTGGACGAGGTCATCTTCCTCGACACCATTCCCGCGCGTCCTGAGGTAAAGTGTGCTAAAATCAAGTATCTCTCCGTGGCTGAGATGTTTGCCGAGGCCATCGAGCGCATCTACGAGGAGATCTCCGTCTCCAAGCTCTTCAACTGATCGGCTTCAACTGAACACTGCGACAGGGGCGGAGCGGCAGCTTCGCCCCCGTTGTGCATCGGAAGAAAGTCGGCCTCTGTAAGGCTGGGCGCCCGCCTTGCGCCGGAGTCCCCCTCCCCTTGCTGGGCCGCTTCTTATCCAGATCATCGAGGTGAAACCATGTTCTTCTCCCCAAAGAGCGGCGGTGTGGACTGGCTGCTGGTCTGCCTGGGTAATCCTGGCGACCAGTACGAGAATACCCGCCATAACGCGGGTTTTATGGTGGCCGACGAGCTGGCGGACCGCCTGAACGTACCCGTTCAGCGCCTGAAGTTCCGCGCCCTCACCAACACGGTGACGCTGGGCGGCCGGAAGGTCCTGCTCATGAAGCCTATGACCTACATGAATCTCTCCGGCGAAGCGGTACACGAGGCCGCTTCCTTTTACAAGATCCCTCCGGAGCGGGTCCTGGTGGTCTCCGACGAGGTGGCCCTTCCCCCTGGAAAGATCCGGGTCCGAAAAAACGGCAGTGCCGGCGGCCACAACGGCCTGAAAAACATCATTGCCCACCTTGGCACCGACCAGTTTCCCCGGGTTCGGGTGGGGGTGGGCCAGAAGCCCCACCCCGCCTGTGATATGGCCGACTGGGTCCTGGGAAAGTTCCAGGGCGAGGACAAAAAAGCGGTGGAAGCTGCGGTGAAGCGCGCCGCCGACGCAGTGGAATGCCTCATCGAACGGGGCCCCGAGGAGGCCATGAACCGCTACAACGGCTGATGGGGCCTTCTCCCCGGCCGCTCTGATTCTGAGGAGGGTCCGGCATGGGAAATTGGGCAAATCTATTCCACATGCACCGCACCGCCCACAGCGGCGAACGCGCCATGCGGCATCTGAAAGAGGACTGCGACCCGGGACCGCTCCTGGATGTCTCCCGCAGGACCATGGCCGACGCCGGACTGGCCGTCTCCTCTCCCCAGCTCTACTTCCTCCATGCCCTCAATCTGGCGGATGTCAACGTGGACATGGGAGAGGAGAGCGCTGCGCTCTCCCTCCTGTGCCGGATGGAGCCCGATGCCGTCTTTCCCAACCGTGCCTCGCTCCGTGCCGCCTTATTGGTATGCCCTGAGCTGCGCCCTCGCCGGCGGCGAACTCTGGCAGGAGGCGGCGGAAAACCGCAACCGGGCCGTGGAATCCTTCCGCCATGGACCTATGAGCGGGGAAAATCGTTTTTCCCTCCAGTGGAACCTCTGTCTCAACGGTCTGCTGCTCCGGTTTGACCAGGAAGAGCGTGTCGGCCTAGAGGCTGACCTGCTCTCCCCGATGGCTCCCGCTCCCGACCGCTACACTTCCGTGTGGGTCTGTCTGTTGCTGGGCCGCCTCTGCCTGAAATGCGGGCCGGTCGGAGGAGGCCTGCCCCCATCTGGAATACGCCGCCGCCCACGGTGGGTGGCTCCACCACCGCGCCGACGCAGAAGCACTGCTCCGCAGCTCCGCGCCGGTCGCCGGAGAAACCTGATCCAAGGAGTACCGCCTGTTATGAATCAATTGCTCTCGATCTTATCCCAGGTCCCGGAATTTCCCCAGCTTCTGGCTGCCATCGACTCCGGCGGGTGTCCCGCGGCCGTCACAGGGCTGGCGGCGGTCCACCGCGCCCATTTTGCCGCCGGCATCCGGGCTAATACCGGGCGTCCGGTGGTCCTTCTGTGCGCCGACGAAACCGAGGCCGCCCGTCTGGGGGAGGACCTGGCCGCTCTGACCGGGGAGACGGTCCTTCGGCTGCCCGCCAGGGAGTTTACCTTCCACAACGCCGCCGTGGTCTCCCGCCAGTGGGAGCACCGGCGGCTCTCCGTTCTCCGGGCCATGTCCACCGGACGGGCGCCGCTGGTCGTGGCCACTGTGGATGCCCTCCTCCAGCGGACCCTCCCGAAAACACTGCTGTCCCAGGCGGCACAGACTCTGCGCGTGGGGGAGGTCCATGACCTGCCAGAGCTGGCCGAACGCCTTGCCGCCGCGGGATATGCCCGTTGTGAGCAGGTGGAGGGCGCGGGCCAGTTTGCTCTGCGGGGCGGTATTCTGGACTTTTTCTCCCCTGCTTACGACCGGCCTGTTCGATGCGAATTTTTTGGAGATGAGATCGACTCCATGGGTCTGTTTGACCCCTCCAGTCAGCGCAGGACGGAAAACCGGGAGGAGGCGGAGATCCTTCCGGTGGCAGAAGTCCTCCCTCAGTTTGCCCCCGGAGGCTATCCCGGGCTCCTGGAGTCCATGGACCAGCTCATTTCCCGGGTAAAACGGGCCAAACACCCACAGCCGGAGCTTCTCGCCACCCTGGTCGAGGACCGGGACCGCCTGGAGGCGGGGGGCTCCTTTCCCGCCGTGGACCGGTACATCGCCCTTATTTATCCTCAGATGTCCACAGCAGTCGACTATCTCCCCGAGGACGCCGTGGTCTGCCTCTCTGAAAGTCCCCGCGTGGCGGAGCGGGCCAGGAACTACCAGTGGCGGCTGGAGGAGGACGCCAAGACCCTGATGGAATCCGGCCTCCTCCCCGGGGAGCTGGCCGCCTTCTCCCGCACCATGGACGACCTGTCCCACGGGCTTTCCGACTACCCCGTGGTCTTTCTGGACACCTTTTCCTCGTCCTCCTACCCTCTGCGTCCCAGATCGCTTCTGGACGTGATGGCCAAACAGCTCCCCTCCTACGGCGCGAGCCCGGAGACCGCCGCCGCCGACCTGGAGCACTACCAGTCCGTGGGCTTCCGGTCCATCGCCCTGGCCGCCGGCGAGCAGCGCTGTCTGAACCTCCAGTCGCTGCTGCGGGAGCGGAAGGTCCGCTCCGCCGTGGACTTCGCCCTTCACGATCTGCCCGCGCCCGGCAAGACGGTCATCTGCGTGGGGGGCCTCTCCGCCGGCTTTGAGTATCCGGACGCCAGACTGGCCGTACTTACCGAAGGGCGGGCCGCCCCCGCCAAAAAGCCGAAAAGCAGGAAGGCATCCAACCGCCAGAAGCTGGATTCCTATGCCGACCTCTCCCCCGGCGATCTGGTGGTCCATGAGCACCATGGCATCGGCCGGTATGTGGGCATGGTAAAAATGTCCGCCGACGGCGTGCAGAAAGACTATGTAAAAATCGCCTATGCCGGGTCCGATATTCTTTATGTGCCCGCCACCCAGCTCGACCTGGTGTCCAAGTACATCGGCTCCGGCGATGACACCGAGCATAAAAAGCTTTCCAAGCTTGGGGGCACCGACTGGGAAAAGGCCAAGACCCGGGCGCGGAAGGCGGTGCAGGACCTGGCCAAGGGGCTCATCCAGCTCTACGCGGAGCGGGAGCGCATGCCCGGCTATGCCTTCTCGCCCGACTCCCCTTGGATGAAGGAGTTCGAGGATCAGTTCGAGTACGCTGAGACCGACGACCAGCTCCGATGCATCGAGGAGATCAAACGCGATATGGAGACGCCCAAGCCCATGGACCGGCTTCTCTGCGGGGATGTGGGCTACGGCAAGACGGAGGTGGCCTTCCGTGCCATCATGAAATGTGTGCTGGACGGCAAACAGGCGGCCATCCTGGCCCCCACCACCGTGCTGGCCCGGCAGCACTTTCTCACCGCCAAACGCCGCTTTGCGCAGTTCCCCGTGGAGATCGATGTGGTGAGCCGCTTTCGTACACCGGCCCAGATGAAGGCCACGCTGATGAACGTGCAGTCCGGAAAGGTGGACCTGCTCATCGGGACCCACCGCCTTTTCAATAAGGATGTCCACTTTAAGGACCTGGGGCTGCTGGTGGTGGATGAGGAGCAGCGGTTCGGCGTCCAGCACAAAGAGAAGCTCAAGGAGCTCTCCAAGCAGGTGGACGTGCTTACACTCTCTGCCACCCCCATTCCCCGCACGCTGAACATGGCCCTCTCCGGTATCCGTGACATGTCTACCCTGGAGGAGCCGCCCCAGGACCGCCAACCGGTCCAGACCTATGTGCTTGAGCACGACTGGTCCGTGCTGGGCGACGCCATGAGCCGCGAGCTGGAGCGGGGCGGCCAGGTGTACTATCTCCACAACCGTGTGGAGACCATCGAGCGCACGGCGGCCCGTATCCAGGCCATGCTGCCTGATGCAGGCATCGCCATCGCCCATGGCCGCATGACCCAGGAAGAGATCAACGATGTCATGAGCCGGATGACCGACGGCGAGGTGGACATTCTCGTGTGTACCACCATCATCGAAACCGGTATCGATATCCCCAACGCCAATACGCTCATCATAGAGGATGCGGACAGGATGGGGCTTGCCCAGCTCCACCAGCTCCGGGGTCGGGTAGGGCGCTCCGCCCGTCGCGCCTTCGCCTATATGACCTACCGCCAGGGCAAAGTGCTCACCGAGGTCCAGGCCAAGCGCCTTTCTGCCATCCGGGAGTTCGCCGAATTCGGCTCTGGGTTCAAAATCGCCATGCGGGACCTGGAGATCCGGGGCGCGGGTAACGTGCTGGGTCCCGAGCAGTCCGGCTTCCTGGTCAGCGTGGGCTATGATATGTACCTGAAGCTTTTGGAGGAGGCGGTCCTGGAACAGAGGGGCGAGACGCCCAAGGTCCAGGCCGAATGCGCCGCCGATCTGGCGGTGGCCGCCTCTATCCCGGATCGATATGTCCCCTCGCCGGAACAGCGCATGGACCTCTACCGCCGCATCGCCCGTATCCGCAGCGAAGAGGAGGCCGACGACCTGGTGGATGAGCTCATCGACCGCTACGGAGATCCCCCGCGGACCGTAAACAATCTCATCTCCGTGGCGCTGCTCCGCGCCGCCGCTGCCGGCTGCGGCATTACAGAGATCGCCCAGAAAGGGGAACGCCTGAACTTCACGCTGGCCCAGGTGGATTTCGCCAAGGTCTCCTCTCTGTGCGGTGGAGCGGCCTACCGGGGCCGCCTTCTCTTCTCCGCCGGGGAAAATCCCTACCTGGCCCTCAAGGTGCGTAAGGGAGAGGACGCGCTGAAACTAGCCGCCCGGTTGGTGGAGGAGTACAGGGCCACACCGCTCCCTTCCCCCGCAAAATAGCCCTTGCCGCCTGACGCTCCGATCCCGCGGCCTCCAAGTTGCCTTTATATTGGTAATACCAATTCGAGCCTATATGCAGACAATCTTTTTGTTTTCTCTCATCTGGTTCCGCTAATCAGAACATCCGGCAATTAAGTTCCGCGATATACCACAAAGTATAAAAAAACCTTAACTTATACACAAACAATTCTCAAAGGTCCCGTTGCTTTTTATGGGACAATCATATATAATAAACCACGAAGCATAAGGATGGGAAAGCAAAATACAAAAATACTTAATTTATGGAGGTTAGTCCCATGAGAGAAGTCTATGTTGTGAACTGCTGCCGTACCGCTGTCGGCTCGTTCGGCGGGTCCTTGAAGGACGTTCCGGCTCCCGAGATGGGTGCCATTGTCATCAAGGAAGCGCTCAAGCGCGCCAATGTTGCCCCCGAGAATGTGGATGAGGTCATGTTTGGCTGCATTCTGACCGCCGGCCTGGGCCAGAACGTGGCCCGCCAGGCCTCCCTCAAGGCCGGGATTCCCATTGAGGTCCCCGCCTACACCGTGGGCATGGTCTGCGGCTCCGGCATGAAGAGCGTCATTGAGGGTGCCCGCTCCATTGTCGCCGGTGACGCCGACATCATCGTGGCCGGCGGCACCGAGAACATGTCCGCGGCCCCCTACTCCATCCCCGCCGCCCGCTGGGGCGCCCGGATGAACAACAACAAGATCATCGACACCATGGTGAACGACGGTCTGACCGACGCCTTCAATAATTATCACATGGGCATCACCGCCGAGAATGTCTGCGATCAGTGGGACATCACCCGCGAGGAGCTGGATGAGTTCGCCTACAACTCTCAGAAGAAGGCCGCCGCCGCCCGTGACTCCGGCCGCTTCAACGACGAGATCGTGCCTGTGCCCGTGAAGGTGAAGAAGGAGATCGTGGAGTTCAAGACCGACGAGTTCATTAAGGGCGACGTCTCCCTGGAGAAGATGGCCAAGCTGAAGCCCGCCTTCAAGCCCGACGGCGGCCGCGTGACCGCCGCCAACGCCTCCGGTATCAACGACGGCGCCGCCGCCATTGTTCTGGCCTCCAAGGAGGCCGTGGAGAAGTATGGCCTGAAGCCCATGTTCAAGCTGATCGGCTGGGGCCAGGGCGGCGTGGACCCGAAGATCATGGGCGTGGGCCCTGTGCCCGCCTCCAAGAACGCCATGGCAAAGGCCGGCGTGACCATCGAGGACATCGACCTGGTGGAAGCCAACGAGGCTTTTGCCGCCCAGTCCGTGGCGGTTGCCCGTGAGCTGAAATTCGACATGAGCAAGGTCAACGTCAACGGCGGTGCCATCGCCATCGGCCACCCTGTCGGCGCTTCCGGCGCCCGGATTATCGTCACCCTGCTCCACGAGATGCTCAAGCGCGACGACGCCAAGAAGGGCCTCGCCACCCTCTGCATCGGCGGCGGCATGGGCGTTGCCACCATCTTTGAAAAGTGCTAAAATAAGCTTGCGGTTCTTCGGCGGGCGGGCAGGGTCCGTCCGCCGAAGTCAGCATAGAAACAATTTTAGGAGGGAACGTAACAGTGGCAAAAATTATTTCTGTTGAGGAAGCCATCGCCATGATCCCCGATGGGGCTACCATCATGTTCGGCGGCTTCTTGGGCTGCGGCAGCGCTCACCATATCATCGATGCCCTGTCCAAAAGTGGCAAGAAGGACTTTACCATCATTGGCAACGACTGCGGCATGGCCACCGGCCCCAACGGCGACCTGTACGGCATGGCCAAACTAGTACACAACCACCAGGTCAAGCGCGTCATCGCCACCCATGTGGGCATGACTCCCGACGTGGGCACTCAGAACATGGTGGACAAGACCCTCACCGTGGACTTGGTCCCCCAGGGCTCTCTGGCCGAGATGATCCGTGCCGGCGGCGCGGGCCTGGGCGGCGTGCTCACCCCCACCGGCGTGGGTACCATCGTGGAGGACTCCCCTCTCTGCCTGGGCAAGCAGACCATCGACGGCAAGGAGTACCTGCTCATGAAGGCCCTGAAGGCCGACTTTGCTCTGGTCAACGCCCATTTCGTCGACAAGGCCGGCAACATGTGGTACAAGGGCACCACCCGCAACTTCAACACTGTAGCCGCCACCGCCGCTGACATCGTTATCGCCGAGGCCGATCACGTGGTCGAGATCGGCGACATCGAGCCCGAGAACGTTGTCACCCCCGGCGCCTACATCAAATACATCGTGGATGGAGGGAAGCTGTAATGGAAAAGTCTGAGATCAAGGGCTTTATCGCCAAGCGTGTTGCCAAGGAGCTCAAGGACGGCGACGTGGTGAATCTGGGCATCGGCCTGCCCACCCTGGTCCCCGCCTACCTGCCCGAGGGCGTACATGTGATTCTTCAGTCCGAGAACGGCATCATCGGCACCGGCGCCAAACCCACCGGCACCGACGCTGAACCCGCCTACAAGACCGATGCCGGCGGCTCTCCCGCTCAGGCTGCCAAGGGCGGCTGTTACATTGATTCCGCCACCTCCTTTGCCTTTATCCGCGGCGGCCATGTGAACGCCACCATCCTGGGCGGTCTGGAGGTCGATCAGGAGGGCTCTCTGTCCAACTGGATCATCCCCGGCAAGAAGATGCCAGGTATGGGCGGCGCCATGGACCTGCTGGTGGGCGCCAAGGAAGTCATCGTGGCCATGGAGCACACCGCCAAGGGCAACCCCAAAATCCTGAAGAAGTGCACCCTGCCCTATACCGCCGTGCACTGTGTCACCAAAATCATCACCGAGATGTGCGTATTCAATGTGACCAAGGACGGCCTGGTGATGACCGAGATCAACCCTGAGTTCACGGTAGATGATGTGAAGGCCGCCACCGCCGCAGACTTCACTGTGGCCGAGGACCTCAAGGATATGACCGCCTGAGTTTTTCTTATCAAGATTCCCCGGACAGATGTCCGGGGAATCTTTTTTTCTCCCAGCCCGGCTCTATTAAAAAGAGCAGCCCGCCATACGGCGGGCTGCTCCTTTTTAACTCTGTTTCTCCCCCACGTAGCCGTTGCAGACGTTGACCGCCTTCTCCACGGCGTTGAGGATGTTCTGATAGCCGGTGCAGCGGCACAGATGGCCGGAGATCAGCTTTCGGAGCTCCTCCCGTGTGTACGTTCGCCCTGTTCCCACGATCTCCACAGCGGAGAGAATGATGCCCGGGGTGCAGAAGCCGCACTGGACGGCGGCCTCCTCGATGAACGCCCTCTGGATCTCGGTGAGCTCCCCGTTTTCCCCCTGGAGTCCTTCCACAGTCAGGATGTGTTTTCCCTCCGCCCAACAGGTGAGGTAGATGCAGGAGTCGATGGCCACGCCGTCCACCAGAACAGTACAAGCCCCGCACTCCCCTACCTCACAGCCCCGCTTGACGCTGGTAAGGCCCAACCGGTCCCGCAGGGTGTCCAGCAGGGACTCCCGCAGGTCGTACCCCACCTCCACCGGCCTTCCGTTGACGGTGCAGTGCAGAATTTCCATCATAGCTGCGCCCCTCCCTTCCGGGCCGCCTCCAGCAGGGCCCGCCCGGACAGTTCCCGGATGAGCTGAAGGCGAAATTCCCTGGAGGCCCGCCAGCTGGTCCGTGGGCTGACGTCCTCCAGCGCCAGGCTTCCAAGCCGCGCAGCCGCTTCCGATACGGGGAGGCCGCGGACCCCCTCCTCCGCCGTCCGGGCACGGATGGGCGTCGGCGCGGCCACGCCAAAGGCGAGGCGCACATCCTCACAGATCCTCTTGTCTGCGGAAAGCCGGACCAGACAGGAGACCCCCAGTGTGGCGATGTCCATGGCGTTGCGCTGGGCGTATTTGATATAGTGTCCGCTCCAGCCGTCATAATTTTCTTTTTGTATCACAATCCTGCACAGGAGCTCGGCGGGGCCGAGGTCCACTTTGCCCACCCCCTGATACCACTGGGAAATGGGCACGATCCGCCAGCCCGCGGGGCCCCGCAGGTGCATCCGGACGTCCAGGGCCATAAGGGTGGAGGCCGAGTCGGCAGAGGTGACGCCGTTACAGACGTTGCCGCCGATGGTCCCCACTGCCCGGAGCTGGGGGCCGCCGGCCAAATCGGTGGCCTCCCCCAGCACGGAGACCCTCTCCTGAATGATCTCGCTGCCGGTGACACCCCGGAAAGTGGTCAGAGGTCCCACGGCGATATCGCCGTTTTCCAGCAGCGTCACCCCCTCCAGCTCCTCCCGCAGTCCGTGGATGGACACCAGACGGCTGTCGGCTAGCTTTCCCTCCCGGATCTTGATGAGCACATCGGAGCCGCCCGCGATGACCACGGCCGACGGGTCCTTTTGCAGCGCCGAAATGGCGTCCTCCACGGATACGGCCCGGTAAATGGATTGAATATCGTACACGGCTCAATCCCCCACTTTCTCGATGAGTCCCGCCTCCGTAAAGGCCTCCACCAGCCGCTGCGGATTCATGGGCAGGCGGCGGAGGCCCACGCCGGTGGCCTGGAGCACGGCGTTTCGGATCGCGCCGGCCACAGGAATGGCCGGCGGCTCTCCCAGGGATTTGTTCCCAAAGGGCCCCGAGGGGTCGTCGGTCTCCACGAAGAGGGCGTGGAGCTCCGGGTGGTCCATCGCGGTGGGCAGCTTATAGTCCAGCAGATTGCCGTTGAGGAGGCGGCCCTTGTCATCGTACTTCATCTCCTCTGAGAGGGCATATCCCATCCCCATGCTCATGCCGCCGTGCACCTGTGCCTCGGCCAGCTTGGGATTGATGAGCCTTCCGGAATCGTGAACATTCACGATGCGGAGCACCCGCACCTTGCCCACCGGGATGTCCACCTCCACCTCGGCAAAGCAGCAGCCGAAGGAAAAGGTATTGTTCTTGCACTGGACGGTGGCCTCAGCGGTGATGTGGACACAGTGCTGCAGAGAGTAAAAGGCCTCCATCGCCAGGTCCGCCATGCGCAGCACAGGCGCACCGCTGACTGTGGACACCACATCCCGGCCCCGGATGTCCAGATTGCCCGGGTCCAGATCGGTGAGCTCGGCTGCATAGTCCAGCACCTTGTCCCGGAAGATCTCTCCCGCCCTTTTGATGGCCTTACCGGTGACATAGGTCTGCCGGGATGCATAGGCGCCGGTGTCAAAGGGCGCCGTGTCGGTGTCCTGGAAAGAGACGATATGTACATCCTCGGTGGGGATGCCCACGGCCTGCGCGCACATCTGGGAAAAGACGGTGTCGCCCCCCTGTCCGATCTCCGTGGCCCCGAGCTGGAGCTGCACGGTACCGTCCTGGTTGAGGATGATCCGGGCCGACGAGGTCTCCAGGGAGATGGGCCACACGCCGGTCTTGTAGGAAAAGACCGCCATGCCCACACCCCGGCGGATGGCTCCGGTCTCATGGGCATATTTCTCCCGCAGCTCCCTCCACCTGATGAAATCCGCACCCTTACGGATGCAGTCCCGGAGTCCGGTGGAGTGGCACGTGATGCCGTTGGTGGGGTCCACATAGCCCAGCGGCATACTGTTTTTCAGCCGGAATTCCAGCGGATCCCACCCCATCTCCCGGGCGATGTCGTCCATCATGCACTCGCCGGCAAAATTGCACTGCGGGATGCCGTAGCCCCGCATGGCGCCGGTAGAGCCCAGATTGGTGTACACCGTCCATGCCTCGGAGCGGTGGGCCAGGACATCGGGATAGGTCTGGCGGAAGCCGGTGACGGCATTGGCCACGATGGCATGGCCGTGGGAGGCGTAGCCCCCCTGATTGGAGACCGCCCGGCACTCCCGGGCCATAAGGCGCATATCCGGCCCCACGGCGGCCTTCAGGTCGAAGTGGATGGGATGGCGGGAGCGGGTATTTTGAAAGGTCTCCTCCCGGGTGCACTCCAGTTTCACCGGTCGGCCGCCCACCTGGGTGGTGATCCAGGCATTGAGAGGCTCGTAGAGTACCTCCTGTTTATTCCCGAACCCGCCGCCGATATAGGGCTTGATGACCCGTATGTTGCCCCAGCCGATGCCCAAGGCCTGGCCGATGACGCGGCGGACGATATGGGGGATCTGGGTGGAGGACACCACCACGATGCGTCCGGCTTCCATATAGGCGTACGACACCGGGTTCTCGATGTGGCAGTGCTGAACGGCCTGGGTGTCGAAGTGGTCCTCGAAGACCCGGTAGGCGGGATCGGCAAAGACCTCATCCACATCCTTTACCGCCGCGCCCGGGGTGATCACGTTGAACAGAGTGTGCTTCAAGACATTGTCCGGGTGCTCCTCGTGGATGGGAAGGGCCCCCTCCGCCATCGCCTGTTCCGGCGTGGTGCAAACGGGGTACTCCTCATACTCCACCCGGATGGCCTCCAGCCCCCGCTGCGCTGCCAGCTCATTTTCCGCTACCACTACGGCGATGTCGTCCCCATAGATGCGTACCCGGGTGGCCAGCAGCTTTCGGTCGGCCACGTCCTGGTGCGCCTCCTCCACACTCCAGGGATGGCCCGGCGTGGGATACTGGATGTCGGGCACATCAAAACAGGTGAGCACCTTCACCACGCCGGGGACCGCCTGGGCTTCTGAAATATCCATGGATCTGACCACGCCGTTTGCAATGGTGCTGTGGAGGATTCTGGCCACAAGGATGGCCTCACCGTGGAGATCGTCCGTATACTTGGCCCGCCCCGTCACCTTGTCAAAGGCGTCTACGCGAGTCAGACTTCTGCCAACTTCCACAAAACACACCTCCTTTTAAAGGTAATATAACACAGTTTTGTCCAAAAAGGAAGGGGGCGTCCAGCCCCCTTTCCAATGGATCCCATCAGCCGATGATGGTCCCGGTCTGACCCCGCATCCCGTCCAGCGCCTTCTCCAACTGGGTGATCAGGGTCTGCCGGCCGGGGCTCGACTTGGCGAACGCCACAGCGGCCTCCACCTTGGGCAGCATGGAACCGGGGGCAAACTGTCCTTCCGCGATGTATTTTTCCGCCACAGGCACGGTCATATGGGTGAGCCAACGCTGATTGGGCTTTCCAAAGTGGACTGCCACCTTTTCCACGGCGGTGAGGATCATGAGGCAGTCCGCCCCCAGTTCCTCCGCCAGGAGCTCCGCGGTGAAATCCTTGTCTACCACGGCACCGGCGCCCCGCAGGTGGTTGCCATCCGGCAACACCGGGATGCCGCCTCCGCCGCAGGCGATGACGATCTGTCCCGCATCGGCCAGTGTGCGGATGGTGTCCAGCTCCACCACCCGGCGGGGCCGGGGAGAGGCCACCACCCGGCGCCAGCCCCGCCCGGCATCCTCCATGACCGGATTTCCCCGGCGGCGCATCTCCTCCGCCTCCGCCTGGGTCATAAAGGCTCCGATGGGCTTGGTGGGATGCTGGAAAGCCGGGTCTGCGGGGTCCACCTCCACCTGGGTGAGCACCGTCGCCACGCTGCGGCGAACGCCCCGGTTCAGCAGTTCCTCCCGCAGGGCGTTCTGGAGATCATAGCCGATGTAGCCTTGGCTCATGGCGGTACATACCGAGAGAGGGGCCATGGGGTGGCTGGGGTCCTCCCGGGAGAGCGTGGTCATGGCCATGTTGATCATCCCCACCTGGGGACCGTTGCCGTGGGTAATGACCATCTGATGGCCCTCCTCTAGGAGGTCGGCGATAGTCTTGACGGTGCGCTTTACGGCTTTCATCTGCTCAGGCAGGTTTTCCCCCAGGGCGTTTCCCCCCAGAGCCAGAACAATGCGCTTGGGTTTCATAGGCAATCCCCCTTTCCAGCCTTTCGGCCGCCGCGCGGGCGCTGTCTCTCCCGCGGATATGGGTCCTTACTTCTTCCTCCGGACCCGGCCCCGGCGCTCCA contains:
- a CDS encoding CoA transferase subunit A, which translates into the protein MAKIISVEEAIAMIPDGATIMFGGFLGCGSAHHIIDALSKSGKKDFTIIGNDCGMATGPNGDLYGMAKLVHNHQVKRVIATHVGMTPDVGTQNMVDKTLTVDLVPQGSLAEMIRAGGAGLGGVLTPTGVGTIVEDSPLCLGKQTIDGKEYLLMKALKADFALVNAHFVDKAGNMWYKGTTRNFNTVAATAADIVIAEADHVVEIGDIEPENVVTPGAYIKYIVDGGKL
- a CDS encoding 3-oxoacid CoA-transferase subunit B, producing MEKSEIKGFIAKRVAKELKDGDVVNLGIGLPTLVPAYLPEGVHVILQSENGIIGTGAKPTGTDAEPAYKTDAGGSPAQAAKGGCYIDSATSFAFIRGGHVNATILGGLEVDQEGSLSNWIIPGKKMPGMGGAMDLLVGAKEVIVAMEHTAKGNPKILKKCTLPYTAVHCVTKIITEMCVFNVTKDGLVMTEINPEFTVDDVKAATAADFTVAEDLKDMTA
- the xdhC gene encoding xanthine dehydrogenase subunit XdhC, producing MMEILHCTVNGRPVEVGYDLRESLLDTLRDRLGLTSVKRGCEVGECGACTVLVDGVAIDSCIYLTCWAEGKHILTVEGLQGENGELTEIQRAFIEEAAVQCGFCTPGIILSAVEIVGTGRTYTREELRKLISGHLCRCTGYQNILNAVEKAVNVCNGYVGEKQS
- the xdhB gene encoding xanthine dehydrogenase subunit XdhB; translated protein: MYDIQSIYRAVSVEDAISALQKDPSAVVIAGGSDVLIKIREGKLADSRLVSIHGLREELEGVTLLENGDIAVGPLTTFRGVTGSEIIQERVSVLGEATDLAGGPQLRAVGTIGGNVCNGVTSADSASTLMALDVRMHLRGPAGWRIVPISQWYQGVGKVDLGPAELLCRIVIQKENYDGWSGHYIKYAQRNAMDIATLGVSCLVRLSADKRICEDVRLAFGVAAPTPIRARTAEEGVRGLPVSEAAARLGSLALEDVSPRTSWRASREFRLQLIRELSGRALLEAARKGGAQL
- the xdhA gene encoding xanthine dehydrogenase subunit XdhA, whose protein sequence is MEVGRSLTRVDAFDKVTGRAKYTDDLHGEAILVARILHSTIANGVVRSMDISEAQAVPGVVKVLTCFDVPDIQYPTPGHPWSVEEAHQDVADRKLLATRVRIYGDDIAVVVAENELAAQRGLEAIRVEYEEYPVCTTPEQAMAEGALPIHEEHPDNVLKHTLFNVITPGAAVKDVDEVFADPAYRVFEDHFDTQAVQHCHIENPVSYAYMEAGRIVVVSSTQIPHIVRRVIGQALGIGWGNIRVIKPYIGGGFGNKQEVLYEPLNAWITTQVGGRPVKLECTREETFQNTRSRHPIHFDLKAAVGPDMRLMARECRAVSNQGGYASHGHAIVANAVTGFRQTYPDVLAHRSEAWTVYTNLGSTGAMRGYGIPQCNFAGECMMDDIAREMGWDPLEFRLKNSMPLGYVDPTNGITCHSTGLRDCIRKGADFIRWRELREKYAHETGAIRRGVGMAVFSYKTGVWPISLETSSARIILNQDGTVQLQLGATEIGQGGDTVFSQMCAQAVGIPTEDVHIVSFQDTDTAPFDTGAYASRQTYVTGKAIKRAGEIFRDKVLDYAAELTDLDPGNLDIRGRDVVSTVSGAPVLRMADLAMEAFYSLQHCVHITAEATVQCKNNTFSFGCCFAEVEVDIPVGKVRVLRIVNVHDSGRLINPKLAEAQVHGGMSMGMGYALSEEMKYDDKGRLLNGNLLDYKLPTAMDHPELHALFVETDDPSGPFGNKSLGEPPAIPVAGAIRNAVLQATGVGLRRLPMNPQRLVEAFTEAGLIEKVGD
- the arcC gene encoding carbamate kinase; the encoded protein is MKPKRIVLALGGNALGENLPEQMKAVKRTVKTIADLLEEGHQMVITHGNGPQVGMINMAMTTLSREDPSHPMAPLSVCTAMSQGYIGYDLQNALREELLNRGVRRSVATVLTQVEVDPADPAFQHPTKPIGAFMTQAEAEEMRRRGNPVMEDAGRGWRRVVASPRPRRVVELDTIRTLADAGQIVIACGGGGIPVLPDGNHLRGAGAVVDKDFTAELLAEELGADCLMILTAVEKVAVHFGKPNQRWLTHMTVPVAEKYIAEGQFAPGSMLPKVEAAVAFAKSSPGRQTLITQLEKALDGMRGQTGTIIG